One Oceanispirochaeta sp. M1 genomic window carries:
- the pgeF gene encoding peptidoglycan editing factor PgeF: MIRREKDGIILYSWTSLDRLDVKAFTAAGLNTALHAPGNESQQQIIQNRSRLSRAADVKAEAWICGNQVHSAHSVSVTAADRGRGALSASDAFEDCDALILTEAGLQGMIFTADCLPVILYDKKQKIGALVHAGWRGAASGIVPAVLEKMITVRGSGAEDILALAGPAIDACCYQVDLPVYKAMTESFPETGAAFTPDGKNHWRLSLEQAVFQQLYSRGLDKKQCEGSGLCSCCESELSSWRREGAEAGRMTTCLCL, translated from the coding sequence ATGATCCGCAGGGAAAAAGACGGCATAATTCTTTACAGCTGGACCTCACTGGACAGGCTCGATGTCAAAGCATTTACGGCTGCCGGATTGAATACAGCCCTTCATGCCCCTGGAAATGAATCTCAACAACAGATTATACAGAACCGATCCCGCCTCTCCCGTGCTGCAGATGTTAAAGCTGAGGCATGGATCTGCGGAAATCAGGTTCATAGTGCCCATTCTGTTTCTGTCACGGCCGCAGACCGGGGACGGGGTGCATTGTCGGCTTCGGACGCTTTTGAAGACTGTGATGCCCTTATACTCACGGAAGCCGGGCTGCAGGGGATGATATTCACAGCCGACTGCCTTCCTGTAATCCTCTATGACAAAAAACAGAAAATCGGAGCACTGGTACATGCAGGCTGGCGCGGAGCCGCTTCGGGCATTGTTCCGGCAGTTCTTGAAAAGATGATAACAGTGAGAGGATCTGGGGCAGAAGATATACTTGCCCTTGCCGGACCTGCCATAGATGCCTGCTGCTATCAGGTGGACCTTCCCGTATATAAGGCCATGACCGAATCATTTCCAGAAACAGGAGCCGCCTTTACTCCGGATGGGAAGAATCACTGGCGCTTAAGCCTCGAACAGGCGGTATTTCAACAATTGTATTCACGGGGCTTAGATAAGAAACAATGCGAGGGCAGCGGTCTTTGCAGCTGCTGTGAAAGTGAACTCTCATCATGGAGAAGAGAGGGAGCAGAAGCCGGCCGAATGACGACCTGCCTCTGCCTCTGA
- a CDS encoding amino acid ABC transporter ATP-binding protein: MIRVEGLCKSFGTLEVLKSVDLSVAKGEIISIIGPSGSGKSTFLRSLIHLEQASEGSIRIEGEEIRRANGKPVPEAQIRQHCRKLGMVFQNFNLFPHKTALGNVMEGPLTVLKKSSKEAEAEALALLSKVGLADQADQYPCTLSGGQKQRVAIARALAMEPDIMLFDEPTSALDPELIGEVLAVIKALAAEHMTMIIVTHEMSFAKEVSDQVIFMDEGRILEKAVPEKLFNNPDHPRIKTFLDKMI; the protein is encoded by the coding sequence ATGATACGGGTGGAAGGCCTTTGTAAATCCTTCGGAACCCTTGAGGTCCTGAAGAGTGTTGATCTATCTGTCGCCAAGGGTGAAATAATCTCAATTATAGGTCCCTCGGGCTCGGGTAAGAGTACATTCCTGCGCTCTCTGATTCATCTTGAGCAGGCCTCGGAAGGAAGCATCCGCATTGAGGGTGAAGAGATCAGAAGAGCAAACGGAAAGCCCGTCCCTGAAGCTCAAATCAGACAGCATTGCCGGAAACTGGGTATGGTGTTCCAGAACTTCAACCTTTTTCCTCATAAGACAGCTCTCGGCAATGTAATGGAAGGACCTCTTACTGTCCTTAAAAAGAGTAGTAAGGAGGCTGAAGCTGAGGCATTAGCCCTGTTGTCGAAGGTCGGTCTGGCGGATCAGGCTGATCAGTATCCCTGTACTCTTTCGGGAGGACAGAAACAGAGGGTGGCCATAGCTCGTGCCCTGGCGATGGAGCCGGATATCATGCTTTTTGATGAGCCCACTTCCGCATTGGACCCCGAACTTATCGGTGAGGTTCTGGCGGTTATCAAGGCTCTTGCCGCAGAGCATATGACCATGATTATAGTCACCCATGAAATGAGCTTTGCCAAAGAGGTTTCAGATCAGGTTATCTTTATGGACGAAGGGCGAATTCTGGAAAAAGCGGTTCCCGAGAAGCTCTTTAATAATCCGGATCATCCCAGAATTAAAACATTCCTCGATAAAATGATCTGA
- a CDS encoding DEAD/DEAH box helicase: MKFSEFEFNENIQKGIETAGFKDCMPVQEQTFQTIMSGKDVFAQSQTGTGKTAAFLVSIFHILTEDKHFKGQKALIICPTRELVVQIEKEAQILGQHLDFRIGSFYGGVGYNEQERLLADGCDILIGTPGRLIDFSKSGKIRFSEMGILVIDEADRLFDMGFLPDLRKILSKMPPTDARRTMLFSATLNAKVGNLAWEYMNDPGEIVIEPEQLAVEAITQELYHVSAEEKMSLLLGLLKRDKPDTAIVFANTKHVTYEVAKRLEHNGYHAKCLMGDLPQKKRLKIVEEAKEGKTPFLVATDVAARGLHINDLSMVVNYDVPTDAESYVHRIGRTARAGKTGKAITLACEKFVYGLPAIEKLTGQKIPVSWAEEDLMEEDKSEGMRFHFDKRAGSPGDYQGKRDSRGRDGGASRGGVSRKYSGGNKRPLDPRAARVQSAVMAVSGSMDSVEEEIRKGQSQGGNSGSVNSDSVKTGNVKTGNVKTDGGNRKKKSGYKGQKATDNRSRNRNDHRAPASTAMERVSSKNSIEDRLAYYKAKYGEDFQSDGNTIKPSAGSSRKSSASQKKGVSGNNRNSQGGSRSRNDRPQGGGKSSTGVSRPSSKGVSAQKTAPKTAPKAAVKKKGFLSKLFGK; this comes from the coding sequence ATGAAATTTAGCGAATTCGAATTTAACGAAAATATCCAGAAGGGTATAGAAACTGCAGGCTTTAAAGACTGCATGCCAGTACAGGAACAGACGTTCCAGACAATTATGAGCGGTAAAGATGTATTTGCCCAGTCACAGACAGGAACCGGTAAAACAGCGGCCTTCCTGGTTTCCATTTTTCATATCCTGACAGAAGATAAACACTTCAAAGGTCAGAAAGCTTTGATTATCTGTCCAACAAGAGAACTTGTTGTACAGATAGAAAAAGAAGCACAGATTCTGGGACAGCATCTGGATTTCAGAATCGGCAGTTTTTATGGTGGTGTAGGCTACAATGAGCAGGAACGTCTTCTTGCAGATGGATGTGATATCCTGATCGGTACACCTGGACGTCTTATTGACTTCAGTAAATCCGGAAAAATCAGATTCTCTGAAATGGGGATACTGGTCATTGATGAAGCAGACAGACTTTTTGATATGGGATTCCTTCCCGACCTCAGAAAAATCCTGAGCAAAATGCCCCCTACCGATGCCAGACGTACAATGCTGTTCTCTGCAACACTCAATGCAAAAGTAGGAAACCTTGCCTGGGAATACATGAATGATCCCGGTGAGATCGTTATTGAACCCGAGCAGCTGGCTGTAGAAGCCATTACTCAGGAACTTTACCATGTAAGTGCTGAAGAGAAGATGAGTCTTCTTCTGGGACTTCTGAAAAGAGATAAACCCGACACAGCCATTGTTTTTGCAAACACAAAACATGTGACCTATGAAGTGGCAAAACGCCTGGAACATAACGGTTATCATGCAAAATGTCTCATGGGCGACCTGCCCCAGAAAAAGAGACTTAAAATTGTTGAAGAAGCCAAAGAGGGTAAAACTCCCTTTCTTGTAGCAACCGATGTTGCAGCAAGAGGTCTTCATATCAACGACCTTTCCATGGTTGTAAACTATGACGTACCCACTGATGCGGAAAGTTATGTACACCGTATCGGAAGAACAGCCCGTGCCGGTAAAACCGGTAAAGCCATAACTCTTGCCTGTGAAAAGTTTGTATATGGCCTCCCTGCCATTGAAAAACTGACAGGACAGAAGATCCCTGTCTCCTGGGCGGAAGAAGATCTGATGGAAGAAGACAAGAGTGAAGGTATGCGTTTCCACTTTGATAAAAGAGCCGGTTCTCCCGGTGATTATCAGGGCAAACGTGACAGCAGAGGAAGAGATGGCGGTGCAAGCCGCGGTGGTGTAAGCCGTAAATACAGCGGTGGAAACAAGAGACCTCTGGATCCCAGAGCAGCTCGTGTTCAGTCTGCAGTTATGGCAGTTTCCGGTTCCATGGATTCAGTTGAAGAAGAGATCAGGAAGGGACAGAGCCAGGGTGGAAACTCAGGTAGTGTAAACTCAGACAGTGTAAAAACAGGCAATGTAAAAACAGGCAATGTAAAAACAGACGGTGGAAACCGAAAGAAAAAATCCGGTTACAAAGGGCAGAAGGCTACTGATAACCGAAGCAGAAATAGAAATGACCACAGAGCACCTGCAAGCACAGCCATGGAAAGAGTCAGCAGTAAGAACAGTATCGAAGACAGACTGGCTTACTACAAGGCCAAATATGGTGAAGACTTCCAGTCCGATGGAAATACAATAAAACCCAGTGCCGGTTCTTCCAGAAAATCTTCCGCTTCCCAAAAGAAAGGCGTTTCCGGAAATAATCGGAACAGTCAGGGGGGAAGCAGATCTCGAAATGATAGACCCCAGGGTGGTGGAAAGTCATCTACAGGAGTTTCCAGACCTTCTTCCAAGGGTGTATCAGCTCAGAAAACCGCTCCCAAGACTGCACCAAAGGCTGCAGTGAAGAAGAAAGGATTTCTGTCAAAACTCTTCGGAAAGTAA
- a CDS encoding cation diffusion facilitator family transporter — protein sequence MKKEQDDLRIRTIKQTSWRGIIGNAFLAVLKIIVGLFSGSVAVIADGIDSATDIVTSLITLLTSNIISEPPDKEHPWGHARAEAIATKALSFFILFAGAQLLISTMKSILEGAQREIPGKWAFMATGISIIIKILLALDKRNAGKKTHSSMLMADAKNMQNDIYLSLAVLIGLAGTYYFKMPIIDSITGLLLSLWILKSAYSLFMETSIELMDSVSDQSVYNTVFNAAMETPGVVNPHRARIRKLNMLYDIDLDIEVCGGILLTEAHNIAVMVEENIKEALPDEIFDIMVHVEPVGNIESGEQFGLTPEDVNGDSE from the coding sequence ATGAAAAAAGAACAAGATGATCTGCGGATAAGGACAATAAAGCAGACATCCTGGCGTGGCATTATAGGAAATGCATTTCTGGCCGTTCTGAAAATCATTGTCGGATTATTCAGCGGCTCTGTGGCAGTAATAGCCGACGGGATAGATTCCGCCACCGATATTGTCACTTCCCTGATCACATTGTTAACCTCAAACATCATAAGTGAGCCGCCGGATAAGGAACATCCCTGGGGACATGCCAGGGCCGAAGCCATCGCCACCAAGGCTCTCTCTTTCTTTATCTTATTTGCAGGAGCTCAACTGCTGATCTCAACCATGAAAAGTATACTTGAAGGTGCACAGAGAGAGATCCCCGGAAAGTGGGCGTTCATGGCAACCGGTATTTCCATCATAATAAAAATACTTCTGGCCCTGGATAAAAGAAATGCAGGGAAGAAGACCCACAGTTCCATGCTTATGGCCGATGCGAAAAATATGCAGAATGATATCTATCTGTCTCTTGCAGTACTGATTGGTCTGGCAGGAACATATTACTTCAAGATGCCCATTATCGACAGTATTACCGGACTGCTCCTCAGTCTGTGGATTCTGAAGAGTGCCTATTCATTATTTATGGAAACCAGTATTGAACTGATGGACAGTGTCAGCGACCAGAGTGTGTACAACACCGTATTCAATGCCGCCATGGAAACCCCTGGAGTTGTGAATCCTCACAGAGCCAGAATCCGGAAACTCAATATGCTCTACGATATAGATCTTGATATAGAGGTCTGCGGCGGAATCCTCTTAACAGAGGCCCATAATATAGCGGTCATGGTTGAAGAGAATATAAAAGAAGCCCTCCCCGATGAGATCTTTGATATCATGGTCCATGTTGAACCGGTGGGAAATATAGAGTCAGGGGAACAGTTCGGCCTGACTCCGGAAGATGTAAACGGAGATTCCGAGTAG
- a CDS encoding amino acid ABC transporter substrate-binding protein, translated as MKKILMILMITLSAVMAFATGSNEASEGDNSLKYIQDKGVFVLGLDDSFPPMGFRDENGEVAGFDIDLAKEVCKRMGVELKMQPIDWDAKILDLNSKDIDVIWNGLSISDERKEKISFSKPYIANRQIIIVQAASGIDTKADLADQKVGVQLGSTADDAVNSDEATVATLNELVKFQDNIQALMDLEVGRIDAVVVDEILGRYYISKKPGVYDVAKEDFAAEEYGIGFRKGEDAFVAEVNRIMDEMVKDGSAAAISKKWFAEDILLER; from the coding sequence ATGAAAAAAATCTTAATGATATTGATGATTACTCTTTCTGCAGTGATGGCTTTTGCCACGGGAAGCAATGAAGCTTCTGAAGGTGACAATTCTCTGAAATATATTCAGGACAAGGGTGTTTTTGTACTTGGACTGGATGACAGCTTTCCCCCCATGGGATTCAGAGATGAAAATGGAGAGGTTGCCGGTTTTGATATCGATCTTGCTAAAGAGGTCTGCAAAAGAATGGGTGTTGAGCTCAAGATGCAGCCCATAGACTGGGATGCAAAAATCCTTGATCTGAACAGCAAAGATATTGATGTAATCTGGAATGGACTCTCCATCAGTGATGAAAGAAAGGAAAAAATCAGTTTTTCCAAACCCTATATTGCCAACAGACAGATTATTATAGTTCAGGCTGCATCGGGTATTGATACTAAAGCCGATCTGGCGGATCAAAAAGTAGGTGTTCAGCTGGGAAGTACTGCTGATGATGCTGTTAACTCTGATGAGGCAACTGTAGCAACCTTAAACGAGCTGGTTAAATTCCAGGACAATATTCAGGCACTTATGGACCTGGAAGTGGGGAGAATTGACGCTGTTGTTGTTGATGAAATCCTTGGACGTTACTATATCTCCAAGAAACCCGGTGTTTATGACGTTGCAAAAGAAGACTTTGCTGCTGAAGAATATGGAATCGGTTTCAGAAAGGGTGAGGATGCCTTTGTTGCCGAAGTTAACCGTATTATGGATGAGATGGTCAAAGACGGATCAGCCGCAGCCATCTCTAAAAAATGGTTTGCTGAAGATATTCTTTTAGAGCGTTAA
- a CDS encoding amino acid ABC transporter permease, whose protein sequence is MEYLISSTQYILQGCTVTFKLFAITLILSLPLGFVCAMGKTSRIRTIRVLMELYTSVVRGTPLLLQIFFVYYGLPILIPGLRLERFSAAALTFILNYGAYFTEIFRGGMQSIDRGQFEASKVLGMNYVQTMTRIILPQTLKRVLPPVANEAITLVKDTALVVVLGIGDILRNSKEIVARDFTISPFIIAAVVYLVMNYTVVLIFRKLEQRYSVYE, encoded by the coding sequence ATGGAATACCTGATCAGTTCAACACAGTACATCCTGCAGGGATGTACTGTCACCTTCAAACTGTTTGCTATCACACTGATACTCTCCCTTCCTCTGGGATTTGTCTGTGCTATGGGGAAAACCTCCCGTATCAGGACTATCCGAGTCCTGATGGAGTTATACACATCTGTGGTCAGGGGAACACCTCTGCTGCTGCAGATCTTTTTTGTGTATTATGGACTGCCCATTCTGATACCCGGACTCAGGCTTGAACGCTTCTCCGCTGCGGCTCTGACCTTTATATTGAATTATGGAGCTTATTTTACAGAGATTTTCCGTGGTGGAATGCAGTCCATCGACAGAGGACAGTTTGAGGCCTCCAAGGTTCTGGGCATGAACTATGTACAGACAATGACCAGGATCATACTGCCTCAGACCCTGAAGCGGGTACTTCCGCCGGTGGCTAATGAAGCCATTACTTTAGTAAAGGATACGGCTCTTGTGGTGGTTCTCGGTATTGGAGACATCCTCAGGAACTCAAAAGAAATTGTGGCCAGAGATTTTACAATTTCTCCCTTTATCATAGCTGCGGTTGTTTACCTTGTAATGAATTATACGGTTGTTCTGATCTTCAGAAAACTGGAGCAGAGGTATTCGGTCTATGAGTGA